The segment AGAAAGCCGGGTGTTGTTGGGTATCGTGATTTTCTCCGGCGTGTTGATGACGACCATAACGACACTGTTTGTAGTACCGGTTGTCTACAGCCTGCTGGCCAGGAAGACAGGGTCCCCGGAGCAGGTGGCCCGGCAGTTGGCAAGCCTGCAGCAGCAGGAGAACCAGGTCCAGCTGACGCCTTCGATGGCCATGCCCGGGTCGGCTGAGTAGTCTGAACGGGGGCTCTGACCAGGATCCGATCAGGTCAAGACTGGCCTGATCGGATCGAACCCTGTCGCTCGGTCGGCGTATTGATCAATCGGGCGCCAGTGACCCTTTCTCTTTTATCTTGTCCCTTGTCAGTTTGGCAGGGCCGGAATAGGCTGGCCGGCCATGCACCCGCTAACAGGAATTGTTTCACGCTGTCATGCAACCGACCCATAAAGACCTCTGGTTTCTGCCTCTTGGCGGCTGCGGTGAGATCGGTATGAACCTGAATCTATACGGTCATGCCGGTCAATGGCTGATGGTGGATTGCGGGGTCACCTTCGAGAAGCTGGAACAGCGATCGGGAGCAGGCAACCAGGTTGAAATGGCCGATCCGAGCTTCATCGGTAATCGTAACCAGTCTCTGGTGGGCATCATCGCCACCCACGCCCACGAGGACCACATCGGTGCGCTGCCGTATCTGTGGGAGCAGTTCCGCTGTCCCATCTACACGACGCCGTTTACCCGCAATGTAATTCTGCATAAGTTCCGGCAGCATGGGATAGCGGCGCCAGTAATCACAGTCAATCCAGGCGATTCTCTGCAGTTGGGCCCCTTTTATATCGAATGGTTGCCTATTACTCATTCGACACCTGAAACCAATGCCCTGCTGATCACTACCGATGTGGGAAAGGTGTTGCACACCGCTGACTGGAAGCTGGATTCTGCCCCGATCGCGGGTAATGCTATAGAGCCGGCGCGCTACCGGAAACTGGGGCAGCAGAAAGTCGATGCGGTGGTCTGTGATTCCACCAACGCTACCCAGGCGGGACACTCGCTGTCTGAATCCGAGCTGTTCGAGGGGCTGCTGGAACTGGTGCGGGGAAGTCCGGGCAGGGTGGTCGTGGCCTGCTTCGCCAGCAATATTGCCAGGCTCCAGACCCTGGGCAATGTGGCCTTTGTCACCGGACGATTCCTTGGTGTGCTGGGGCGATCGCTGAAGCGAATGGTCGGTTGCGCCAGAGCGGCCGGTTACCTGCAGGAGAACTTCAATCCCATTGATGCCCTCGACCTGGGCTACCTGTTGCCGGCCGAGACTCTGGTCCTGGCAACCGGCAGCCAGGGTGAGGTGGGCGCTGCCCTGCAGCGCCTGGCTATGGATTCCCATCCAGATCTCAATCTGGCAGCCGGGGATCACGTGGTTTTCAGTGCCAAAACCATTCCTGGCAATGAGGCTGAGGTTGCCGCGCTGATCCGGGCATTCGAAGCCCGTCAGATCCGGGTCACCCACGCGGAAACGCACCCGCGTCCCCTCCATGCATCCGGTCATCCCTGCGCAGAAGAATTGCGGCAGATGTACCAGTGGGTCAGGCCGCGGGTGGCGGTGCCAGTGCATGGCGAAAGCCGGCACATGGACCACAATGCTGCGA is part of the Gammaproteobacteria bacterium genome and harbors:
- a CDS encoding ribonuclease J, translating into MNLNLYGHAGQWLMVDCGVTFEKLEQRSGAGNQVEMADPSFIGNRNQSLVGIIATHAHEDHIGALPYLWEQFRCPIYTTPFTRNVILHKFRQHGIAAPVITVNPGDSLQLGPFYIEWLPITHSTPETNALLITTDVGKVLHTADWKLDSAPIAGNAIEPARYRKLGQQKVDAVVCDSTNATQAGHSLSESELFEGLLELVRGSPGRVVVACFASNIARLQTLGNVAFVTGRFLGVLGRSLKRMVGCARAAGYLQENFNPIDALDLGYLLPAETLVLATGSQGEVGAALQRLAMDSHPDLNLAAGDHVVFSAKTIPGNEAEVAALIRAFEARQIRVTHAETHPRPLHASGHPCAEELRQMYQWVRPRVAVPVHGESRHMDHNAAIAREAGVPVQLRGQNGDIFDLLSHRVHRAVAPVGRLFVDEGSGRLKPVRLPVNQCEVSR